Proteins encoded in a region of the Thunnus maccoyii chromosome 4, fThuMac1.1, whole genome shotgun sequence genome:
- the LOC121895467 gene encoding adenosine receptor A1-like isoform X1, with protein MAEWSWVAYTVLEVLIAAACSLGNTLVVCAVCVGIRDSLREPTFCFLVSLAVADFLVGVAAVPLAVLLDGWVNLTPDLCLFLSCVVLVLTQASVLSLLAIAVDRYLRLHTPHRYKAMATQKRTCLAVSVCWILSCLLGFTPLFGWHNYSTLPSDSTNTSSSSFISPSCTFLSVISLPFMVYFNFLGCVMAPLLVMTLLYMRIFWSLQGRLKDSSPQAQASLLRERRLACSLALVLILFASCWIPLHLMNCLLLFHGPQAVTQGTLYTGRYSSVSCQLSCQPRSLCLPHPKNPTGLQSNMESLPDEAKQLPWGQASSPIKYRPPNQSYRDVWIRREGYTITPQNKDPHGRFKSRMFEI; from the exons ATGGCTGAATGGAGTTGGGTGGCTTACACAGTACTAGAAGTGCTGATTGCTGCGGCCTGTAGCCTTGGCAATACATTGGTcgtgtgtgcagtgtgtgtcgGCATACGGGATTCCCTTCGGGAGCCAACGTTCTGCTTCCTGGTTTCCTTGGCAGTGGCAGACTTCCTGGTGGGTGTGGCCGCAGTGCCCCTGGCTGTACTGTTGGATGGCTGGGTGAATCTGACCCCTGACCTGTGCCTGTTTCTCAGCTGTGTCGTCCTCGTGCTGACGCAGGCCTCTGTGCTGTCCCTGCTAGCTATCGCTGTTGATCGATACCTTCGGTTACACACGCCGCACAG ATACAAAGCAATGGCCACACAGAAGCGAACATGTTTGGCAGTGTCTGTGTGCTGGATACTTTCCTGTCTGCTGGGGTTCACCCCACTGTTTGGCTGGCACAACTACTCCACTCTACCATCTGATTCCACAAatacatcttcctcttccttcatTTCTCCATCCTGCACCTTCCTCTCTGTTATCTCCCTTCCTTTCATGGTTTACTTCAACTTCCTGGGATGTGTCATGGCGCCCCTGCTGGTCATGACCCTCCTCTACATGCGAATCTTCTGGAGCCTGCAGGGCCGTCTAAAGGACAGCAGTCCTCAAGCCCAGGCCTCTCTGCTCAGGGAGAGGAGGCTGGCCTGCTCCCTGGCTCTGGTTCTCATTTTGTTTGCCAGCTGCTGGATTCCTCTGCACCTGATgaactgtctgctgctgtttcatggTCCTCAAGCTGTCACGCAGGGGACACTATACACAGGCAG GTATTCTTCTGTCTCATGCCAACTCAGCTGTCAACCCCGTAGTCTATGCTTACCGCATCCCAAAAATCCAACAGGCCTACAGTCAAATATGGAGTCGCTTCCTGATGAGGCTAAACAGTTGCCATGGGGACAAGCAAGTTCGCCGATCAAGTACAGGCCACCGAACCAATCATACAGAGACGTGTGGATCAGGAGGGAGGGCTACACCATAACACCACAAAACAAAGATCCACACGGACGTTTTAAGTCAAGGATGTTTGAGATTTGA
- the tead3a gene encoding transcriptional enhancer factor TEF-5 isoform X1 — translation MYGRNELIARYIKLRTGKTRTRKQVSSHIQVLARKRVREYQASIKDQVSKDKALQTVANLSSAQIVSASVMKPQTPFPPPVRFWPGPVPGQPGHSQDIKPFAQPPYTTLPAPVPTPISYEPLSPHRPAAIAAPVWQDRTIASAKLRLLEYSAFLETQRDRETYKHLFVHIGPSNPGYSDPVLESIDVRQIYDKFSEKKGGLKELYEKGPHNAFFLVKFWADLSSDAEEGSGAFYGVSSQYSGTENITISVSTKVCSFGKQVVEKVETEYAHMEGGKYVFRIHRSPMCEYMINFIHKLKHLPEKYMMNSVLENFTILQVVSNRETQETLLCIAFVFEVSTSEHGAQYHVYRLVND, via the exons ATGTATG GTCGAAATGAGCTGATAGCTCGCTATATCAAGCTACGAACAGGAAAGACACGCACACGCAAACAG GTGTCTAGTCACATTCAGGTTCTGGCACGTAAGAGGGTACGAGAATATCAGGCGAGCATCAAG GACCAGGTTTCCAAAGACAAAGCACTGCAGACAGTAGCCAACCTCTCATCAGCTCAGATCGTGTCTGCTAGTGTAATGAAACCCCAGACTCCCTTCCCTCCACCAGTCAGG TTTTGGCCCGGCCCTGTGCCAGGACAGCCTGGACATTCTCAGGA catcAAGCCCTTTGCACAGCCTCCATACACTACACTACCAGCCCCTGTCCCCACACCCATCA GTTATGAGCCCCTGTCTCCCCATCGCCCTGCAGCTATAGCAGCTCCCGTGTGGCAAGACAGAACCATCGCCTCAGCAAAACTACGGCTACTGGAGTACTCTGCTTTCTTGGAgactcagagagacagagagacg TATAAACACCTTTTCGTGCACATTGGCCCATCAAACCCGGGCTACAGTGATCCTGTGTTGGAGTCGATAGATGTGAGACAGATTTATGACAAATTCTCTGAAAAGAAAGGAGGCCTGAAGGAGCTGTACGAAAAAGGACCGCACAACGCATTCTTCCTTGTCAAGTTCTGG GCGGATCTGAGCAGTGACGCTGAGGAGGGCTCCGGTGCGTTCTATGGTGTGAGCAGCCAGTACAGTGGAACAGAAAACATCACCATCAGCGTCTCAACAAAGGTCTGCTCCTTTGGCAAACAGGTGGTGGAGAAGGTCGAG ACAGAATATGCACATATGGAGGGAGGAAAGTATGTGTTCCGTATCCATCGTTCACCCATGTGTGAATATATGATCAACTTCATCCACAAACTCAAACACCTGCCAGAGAAATACATGATGAACAGTGTACTGGAGAACTTCACCATCCTACAG GTGGTGTCCAACAGAGAAACTCAGGAGACTCTGCTGTGCATCGCCTTTGTGTTTGAAGTGTCCACCAGTGAACACGGAGCACAGTACCACGTTTATCGACTAGTTAACGACTAG
- the tead3a gene encoding transcriptional enhancer factor TEF-5 isoform X2, whose translation MYGRNELIARYIKLRTGKTRTRKQVSSHIQVLARKRVREYQASIKVSSHLQVLAKRKSREIQSKLKAMNLDQVSKDKALQTVANLSSAQIVSASVMKPQTPFPPPVRFWPGPVPGQPGHSQDIKPFAQPPYTTLPAPVPTPISYEPLSPHRPAAIAAPVWQDRTIASAKLRLLEYSAFLETQRDRETYKHLFVHIGPSNPGYSDPVLESIDVRQIYDKFSEKKGGLKELYEKGPHNAFFLVKFWADLSSDAEEGSGAFYGVSSQYSGTENITISVSTKVCSFGKQVVEKVETEYAHMEGGKYVFRIHRSPMCEYMINFIHKLKHLPEKYMMNSVLENFTILQVVSNRETQETLLCIAFVFEVSTSEHGAQYHVYRLVND comes from the exons ATGTATG GTCGAAATGAGCTGATAGCTCGCTATATCAAGCTACGAACAGGAAAGACACGCACACGCAAACAG GTGTCTAGTCACATTCAGGTTCTGGCACGTAAGAGGGTACGAGAATATCAGGCGAGCATCAAG GTCTCTAGTCACCTGCAAGTCTTGGCCAAGAGAAAGTCTCGTGAGATTCAGTCTAAGCTCAAG GCCATGAACTTG GACCAGGTTTCCAAAGACAAAGCACTGCAGACAGTAGCCAACCTCTCATCAGCTCAGATCGTGTCTGCTAGTGTAATGAAACCCCAGACTCCCTTCCCTCCACCAGTCAGG TTTTGGCCCGGCCCTGTGCCAGGACAGCCTGGACATTCTCAGGA catcAAGCCCTTTGCACAGCCTCCATACACTACACTACCAGCCCCTGTCCCCACACCCATCA GTTATGAGCCCCTGTCTCCCCATCGCCCTGCAGCTATAGCAGCTCCCGTGTGGCAAGACAGAACCATCGCCTCAGCAAAACTACGGCTACTGGAGTACTCTGCTTTCTTGGAgactcagagagacagagagacg TATAAACACCTTTTCGTGCACATTGGCCCATCAAACCCGGGCTACAGTGATCCTGTGTTGGAGTCGATAGATGTGAGACAGATTTATGACAAATTCTCTGAAAAGAAAGGAGGCCTGAAGGAGCTGTACGAAAAAGGACCGCACAACGCATTCTTCCTTGTCAAGTTCTGG GCGGATCTGAGCAGTGACGCTGAGGAGGGCTCCGGTGCGTTCTATGGTGTGAGCAGCCAGTACAGTGGAACAGAAAACATCACCATCAGCGTCTCAACAAAGGTCTGCTCCTTTGGCAAACAGGTGGTGGAGAAGGTCGAG ACAGAATATGCACATATGGAGGGAGGAAAGTATGTGTTCCGTATCCATCGTTCACCCATGTGTGAATATATGATCAACTTCATCCACAAACTCAAACACCTGCCAGAGAAATACATGATGAACAGTGTACTGGAGAACTTCACCATCCTACAG GTGGTGTCCAACAGAGAAACTCAGGAGACTCTGCTGTGCATCGCCTTTGTGTTTGAAGTGTCCACCAGTGAACACGGAGCACAGTACCACGTTTATCGACTAGTTAACGACTAG
- the LOC121895467 gene encoding adenosine receptor A1-like isoform X2, whose product MAEWSWVAYTVLEVLIAAACSLGNTLVVCAVCVGIRDSLREPTFCFLVSLAVADFLVGVAAVPLAVLLDGWVNLTPDLCLFLSCVVLVLTQASVLSLLAIAVDRYLRLHTPHRYKAMATQKRTCLAVSVCWILSCLLGFTPLFGWHNYSTLPSDSTNTSSSSFISPSCTFLSVISLPFMVYFNFLGCVMAPLLVMTLLYMRIFWSLQGRLKDSSPQAQASLLRERRLACSLALVLILFASCWIPLHLMNCLLLFHGPQAVTQGTLYTGILLSHANSAVNPVVYAYRIPKIQQAYSQIWSRFLMRLNSCHGDKQVRRSSTGHRTNHTETCGSGGRATP is encoded by the exons ATGGCTGAATGGAGTTGGGTGGCTTACACAGTACTAGAAGTGCTGATTGCTGCGGCCTGTAGCCTTGGCAATACATTGGTcgtgtgtgcagtgtgtgtcgGCATACGGGATTCCCTTCGGGAGCCAACGTTCTGCTTCCTGGTTTCCTTGGCAGTGGCAGACTTCCTGGTGGGTGTGGCCGCAGTGCCCCTGGCTGTACTGTTGGATGGCTGGGTGAATCTGACCCCTGACCTGTGCCTGTTTCTCAGCTGTGTCGTCCTCGTGCTGACGCAGGCCTCTGTGCTGTCCCTGCTAGCTATCGCTGTTGATCGATACCTTCGGTTACACACGCCGCACAG ATACAAAGCAATGGCCACACAGAAGCGAACATGTTTGGCAGTGTCTGTGTGCTGGATACTTTCCTGTCTGCTGGGGTTCACCCCACTGTTTGGCTGGCACAACTACTCCACTCTACCATCTGATTCCACAAatacatcttcctcttccttcatTTCTCCATCCTGCACCTTCCTCTCTGTTATCTCCCTTCCTTTCATGGTTTACTTCAACTTCCTGGGATGTGTCATGGCGCCCCTGCTGGTCATGACCCTCCTCTACATGCGAATCTTCTGGAGCCTGCAGGGCCGTCTAAAGGACAGCAGTCCTCAAGCCCAGGCCTCTCTGCTCAGGGAGAGGAGGCTGGCCTGCTCCCTGGCTCTGGTTCTCATTTTGTTTGCCAGCTGCTGGATTCCTCTGCACCTGATgaactgtctgctgctgtttcatggTCCTCAAGCTGTCACGCAGGGGACACTATACACAG GTATTCTTCTGTCTCATGCCAACTCAGCTGTCAACCCCGTAGTCTATGCTTACCGCATCCCAAAAATCCAACAGGCCTACAGTCAAATATGGAGTCGCTTCCTGATGAGGCTAAACAGTTGCCATGGGGACAAGCAAGTTCGCCGATCAAGTACAGGCCACCGAACCAATCATACAGAGACGTGTGGATCAGGAGGGAGGGCTACACCATAA